One Rhipicephalus microplus isolate Deutch F79 unplaced genomic scaffold, USDA_Rmic scaffold_28, whole genome shotgun sequence genomic window, AACCCGTTCTTTTTAAAGCACAAGTGGTTTTTCCTGAAGTCAAGGAGTGAAAATTCGGCAGTAATATCGTACGTTCCGCAATCAGCTCCTGCAACGCATCCTCTCTACGAGTTCGTTTCATTAGGCCTgttagcaaaaaataaaaaaaattatcgaTGTTTTAACACACCTCGAGGTGGCTACTCTAGCCCAAACGTTGATCTCATCTCGTAGTATTCATCCATGTGAAATAGCTCTGCGACACGTGCCTGCCCCCGAGAAGTGTCATTGGCCCCGCCTGGTGGATGACATCACGACACGGACTCTTCGACGCGAGCCGCGGCGCAACTACATAGTGATGCGCTCGCTTCATGCGCTGTTCCAATGTTTGCGTTCACTTTTTGCTTGTCTCAAGCTGCAGGTGAATGAAGAAAACAGATCTGGTAATGTTTcaggtaaaacaataaaaattttactTTTGCTTCTGCACAACCATGCGCTTGGTCGTATATAGGTTTGAGATATGTGAAAAGACCTGTGTCGAGCTGCTAACGCCGATTATGGATTCCATTCGTGGTCACAACAATTGCATGATGGTGGGTGTGAAAATCAAGACCGCGGTTCTGTTTAAATACAACAAACACAGTGACGCACATTCATGTGAATTTGAGAAGGAATCACGACATCATATTTATATTATAAGGTTTACATGTGCATGGGTGATTCCTTTGGGGGATATCAGGGTTTCTCCTCCCCTAGATTACTTTGTACCGGAGTAATTCACGTATCTATGGGCAGCGCTTTCACAAGTGTATCAAGCCGCACGCTCATATGCAGCATACAGTATCACAACATATAGCGGAAGGCGCTCGCCCTATAGAATACCGACGTCGGTGTTTTGTGTTTTTCTCGTGTACTTGCTCACTCAACACGTTTAGTTGCGGGTTTCTGTCACAGTAATTTTGAAGCTCTACCTGACCAAAATTATCTAGATAAAGTGTGGTGGAGGTTAGGGGCGGAGCTTCTTATTGCGGTCAGATTCTGTCTTCGTGCAGAATCATAGCGACGATGCAGTCGCGCTCTGAACTAACAGTTTAGATATACCACCTCCTATGTTAAATTTTCTGGCACTTGGTTACCTGTTGGTGGACATGACGTACGAGACCAGTCGTCGCCTTATTGAGGCGATGGTTGTTAAGTTAATTCATGGGTCCAGATGCCTGTAGgttgaaatttttttcggggtTGGGGGAGGGCAGGTACTTAAAATGGTCCTTTTTTTACCTGCGTGAAAAAATATTTGGGGGTTAAGGACATGCCCGGTGAGCATTCTCTGGTTACGGCATTGCTTGGGTCATGTCCGTCAGTGCGCCATAGAAAGAGTTCATTTCGACTTTCTCACATTTGcgttcaaattgttgctatcagcGGTGCTCCCCCGTGAAGATCCCATTACCATTCGTGAGGTGGTGATAGAACACTCCAGCGTTTCACGCTAATCAGAGTATAGGACTACATAATGCCTGGCGACTGTTGAGAAGAAACATGTACATATAATCCCAGTGAACACCGATGTTTAATTATTTGCTAAATTATTGTGTGTGTGGCAGTATTATTTTATGTGTTTGACGGATATGTTGCGTGAGTGCTTAAGAAAGTCAATGTCTTGTAATGTCTCCTGTCGGAGAAACCGCAGTTCTGTTACATCATTTAGATCATTCGTAGATACAGGCGTAACTTGCACGGTAAACCGTAATGCGTTTAGTAAATTGAAAATGTCCTAATATCATTTCTGATACTTCGGCACAGACATGTCCTCATCTCGGAGTCTATTCCTAGCTGTAATTACGTTAGTACCACACAGCATATTTTTTTGCGCCCATCCTGTGGCGTACGCGATAAAAACAACAAAAGTCCTCTCCTGCGTCCCAATGTTCACAATAAATCTTCCATTCGGACGGGAGTCTGCCTATCCTAAGCTAAACAACGGAAACTTCTAACCACTTTAAAAactttcactagttgtgaaacctTGCACTTTGTATGTTGACAAATTAACGTCAAGAAATAGAGGAGTATTCAGTAACGTATCGCTTAAGAGCTTGTACGCAGGGGGCGCAGAAAAAGGCGACAAGTGCCGGCAGAGCAGGcgagtccttgccgtgacgtcataTCGACACGACACCAGTGTTTGTTCTAGGGGCTAATGGCATTCTCCGCCGTGGTTGGGTTTCGCAGAAATTTGGACGATGGCGTAGGCCTCTTTGACTGTGtgcgaaaaatcatcattttGTTCGTACCAAAAAAATCTAAAAGATACACATAAAATATATAAATGTTTTTGGGCATGAGTGAGGATCGAATCCAGGCCATTCCCGTGGCAAGTAGGTGTtccaccacacagccacgcgtttGTGTGGAAACAGAGTGAAAATGTCTTcccctgcttggaaatgcagtgaaatcatttttttctttagaaaagaCGCGTTCACTACAAGGGCCTCACAATGATGCATGTAACATCGAAGCAATATTGCGTGGCATACACATACATTGCAATCGGGCGTCAGATTATGTGATTATCATGATGACTTCTTGGTTCAAAGCCGgctacccattacaaaaggcacagatGTTACTGCACATACTTTATGATCACGTATAGTGGGTGCATCGGAAGTGCAAAAACATTTCACGTGCATAAATTTCTCATTGTTTAAATTATATGCTACCTTTCACACAGAATGCAGCTATGTGCGAAAAGTTCACTGGTGCGACCCACTTCTAGTTTCATCGATTACATTACAGTACTCCACAAGGGTTGCCTTCAGTAACGTTATACGATAAAAAGcgtgcactaagtggttgaagtcaCGAATAGAGACAGGATATTGCCGTTCATttgaactcctaaaggcgaagcctaATGATCCCCCATTTCTTAAATGAACTTATGTGGTCTTTTTTTCTCCCAAAGTCTATACCATGCACAGAAGTGAGGGGCAATCACACGAAACTTTTCACTCGTTAGAGATTGTTTCTATTCTTCAGCCGCCTCTGCTAATAATATGTCTAGCGTCAGTACGAGTTGAAATATTTTTGTATGAACATTCCAAGCTAAGCTGTTTTTGTGCAATGAAATTTACAGCCGAGAGCACCGGGTCTGTGGGTGAGGAGACACCGCACAACATGTCCATCATCAAAAAGCTTGTCAACTTCATACGAGGCTGCGAACAGAGAGGTGGGTATACACAAGGTATTAGTTGCCCTCACTATGTTGCGTCTAACCTGTTTGCATGGCTTAAATCAAGTGTTTCAAAATacgcaatatttatttatttacaagtacctTACAGGCTCCTTGGGGAGCATTGAGTAAGAGGAGCATCACAAAAAGAATTGGAAAAAAATGCGATGCATGAGTCTGAAAAGTGCAACAGTAACGTACTTGCGAGATGGTGAAACAAATTGAATTACATCGCAAGATAATACTAAGAATAACAACAACTACTAACGGCACAATATTATGAAAACAATACTCAGGAAAAGTAAAAATAAGCCACGAAATATTACTAACGGAGTAATACTAAGAAAACAATGCtgagaaagtaataaaaaaattatcaCTCAGTTTTCCGAAAAGAACGGCACGGAAGTGCCGCTCTTTTTACAACAGAAGCTAGTTAATAAAACGTTCATTTAGAGAATATCTACATATCGGGTGTGTCCCTGCGCTTCCGCTAGATTCCCGTGAGCTGACTAACTTCTTATGACATTATAATATTCAATAATATAATTTACAAGGTAAATATTGTAGCTGAGGCACACAGGCACATAGACAGAattttgtttggggggggggggaagggcgaCAAAGCCTATTTGTTTAAAAGAAAATCTTTCAATATAAAATAGACAGAAAGTTGCCCGTGAAGGTAAAAGATGCCTAAATAGTAGAAGCAATTGAGAACAAAGTGGAATGTCGCACAAGAGGCAAGTTAATAAGCAGTGGGAAGCGAATTTAGACAATACAGTGAACCTATTGCGTGTGCAGCAAAAAGAATTCTTTTCACCAAATAATCTCGATCACGAAAGACCTTACAAGGCAGTATTGTGAAaccaagtaaaaaaataaaaaagagggcAGGAGTTCAATGCGAAGAAATAGGTCCTTCACTTATGCAAGTACctcagaaagaaaaagaaagtatcgGACGCTTTCTTCTGCCAAACTTTTCACACTGTCTTGCCATCAAGCGTGCGATAAGAGCAAGAGCCATTTTATGGCAGGATGTTATAAACAAAGTATGCACACATTCGGGAAAATAATGTTATTggacaagccccgccgcggtggtctagtggctaaggtactcggctgctgacccacaggtcgcgggttcgaatcctggctgcggcttctgcattttcgatggaggcggaaatgttgtaggcctgtgtgctcagatttgggtgcacgttaaagaaccccctaggtggtcgaaatctccggagccctttactacggcgtctctcataatcatatggtggttttgggacgttaaaccccacatatcaatcaatcaatgttattAGACAACAAAGAATCAAAGCATAGGTTCTCCCCTGACACAAAAGAGGCGGAACTTTAACACTAACTTTAGCAAGCAATTTTAAAGAATGGCCTTGCGAGTGGTTTTACCATGTAGTAAAGGTCAGTACGGAcgaaaaaaagagcaaatagCCTAGCTAAAGGGAGCGGTTCACGCTACTATTTTCATGTTTCGCGGTTTCTCCATAAACACAGCGACAACTTCGTCAATACTGATTTTTATTCAGTGAATGGACCTAGGGCCCGACCATCAAGCCGCTTCTCAAGTCCGGAAACCTTTTTTCAGTGTCAAGAAGCTGCGTTCTGCTTAGCTGTGCTTACTGGGAGTGTTTCCAATATCTTGAGGAGTGTTGGAATGTTCGAGCAGAATTCTTCGTCACATTCAGTTAAGGTGTGCGCCGCGAAGCGGAGAAATTCGTCCTCTTCCATAGCTTTCCATTTAGTTTTGCAGATTTACCATTCACCTTTCAGTGTAGGCACATGAGCTGATGTCCGATCTCTGAGGTGAAAATTGAAGGCCGGCTGCACCGATTTCAAATTGCCTTTTTAGGCGTGCTTTGGCAACACAAATTGCAAATTTCAAGTGTTTCGCGATGGTTTCTGAACCATCGTTTGAGGGAAGATTTCCGGCCATCAATTTACGGAAAGAACAGTTAACAAAACCGCGCTAAGCGATGACTCGGAGAAAAAAGGAGCTCACCTATGCTTATTACAAGTGAAATTCACAACTATGGCTATGAAAGTACACACATGTTATCGCCTTGGACTTCGGGCTTGCTTTCATAACGAATCGGTGCCAAAACTGACGGTGTTATAATAGCAAAGATCTCTTTAGCAGCTCACATACCTCACCAAAATTATGTGTTACTAGCAGCAGCATATTGTATGCTATCCACGTAGTTCAGCAAGCCTAAATTAATTTTCGTATACCATGTCCCTGTGCAATGTCCTAAGAGAGTATGGTGGACGTCGGTGTGCGGCCACTGAAGCGGGTGCTTGCTGAGTTGGGCCTGCGCACGTGGCCAAGCGTGCGCGCAACTGAACCGGCCGTCGAGATGGTCGCTGGACTTGTCACCAGGGCACTCGGCGAGCCCACCATGTTCTCAGTCTCATACGGACTCGATCTCGCCAACCAATCACGCAACATCATCACGGTGAGAGACTTGCTTATGTGGTGGGATATAGTTTTCGATAGCTTAGGGTCCATGTTTCTTTTCAAGGCACTAGTCTGTTTAGGATACTTGAACGTAGAAGTttcagtctgtttgtctgtctgtacacaaAGTTATGCCAAGTTAAGACAGTACTGCATCCTTAGACTGACTTCCAAACGTTCCCTaggaaacaagaaaacaaatcTCGAGATTGTCATTTTAATATAATTCTTTGGGCGTGTTTTCTTTGTAAACAGTATAAACTTAGCCGCAACTCTGCATCTTTCTAAAAGTAGACAGCCATATATTATTATCCACATGCCGTCTTTTTTATACATGAAGATACACAGACAAATGTTCTGTTTATTTCACTTTGCGCACGCACTGAAATCATAAAAGAGATCAGGTTCACTGCAAGCCTGTAGCGCATTTCAAAGTTTTTCATCAAATTTTGTAAGCTGGTGCTCAATCAATTATTCACTTGAGTTATACATGAgccctactactactactactgactCATGGGTACTACTTCTCTTTATGCTTCCTAATATTTTTCCGCTTGGCCTAATGTTTTCGTAACTTTTTTCCCTCTTATGTAAAGGACACGGAGGAAAGACTCAAAACTCCCGAACAGGTTTCTGGTATGTTTTCATCAAGCACTATTTATTATGCGAATCCCCAGAAGTTCATCCAAATTTCAGTTCTGCTCTCGCTCTGCTTTCTTCTTTAGCGTCCTGGTTCAGTATTTATTTACCATGGAGACTTTGCTCGAAGAAGGTAGGCACTGAGCGCAAACTTGGCATTGGTTGATATGACCTACAAGAGGGAAATTGTCTTTGTTTCCCAGTCAGCCAATATTAGGGTGCTGATGATGGTATGTACCTGGAAGTTAAACACGATGACAAAATTTCAGTTATCCTGCACTCAGCATATAATTATATCATGTTACAGAATTGATATTACCTTTACTGGCTAGCAGAGCACCATACCTCTTAACAGGAAATGACAAAGAATAGTGTTTCTTTTAGCCTTGTTAAAGAGATGTGGTATAAAAGTAAAGTTACCACATCTTGGGAATATTTAGGAAAGCATATTCACACACGCTTCCACTCAATAAACAAACACAGCACAAGcactgtgtgtgttgtgtgtttacTTAGTGGAAGCAAATGTTAATATGTGTTTCTAAGAATTCCCAAAACGGGCTATTATGCTTACCATGTGACGAGTTAGCAACTATCCCAAGAAGTTTTAATTCAACAAGCGTGATTGAATAGACGTACCTGTAATCAGGCCACGTAATATAACAATCCCAGGGTCCTACCAAACTCCATAGATCCAACGAAAAGAAGGCAGACTCCTCAAATGTACAAACGATCCTTTGACCTAAGGATAAATCCCTAGCTTGGCTTCACTCACACAATTCAGCCTCCCAGCCAAAGTTCGAGCATTTGTTGAGGTGCCCAGCCATTTTGAattggtggctgcgttcatacctGTGGACATTGTCGGTCAAAATTAAATATTACGAATATCTGAGCCGCAACATCAATACGAAGTATTATTAGGTGTGTTCCTCTATCACAAATTGCATACATTTGTATTTGTAAAATGCCTAATATTCCTCACGCTGTGCTGATATTGCGACTCTGCACAAAAAACTGATATGGTCCTGCCACCTTGTAAGACGGAAATGGCATGATAGCCGCGGATGAGACCAGGGCTCATGTAGTACGCCTTGCAAAAACCCATCGTCTTTTGACaaccttttttttatatatttatttatttacagtaccttacagagccttacagtaccttacagagccttacagagccgtggtggtctagtggctaaggtactcggctgctgacccgcagggtgcgggttcgaatcccggctgcggcggctgcatttccaatgcaggcggaaatgttgttggcacgtgtgctcagatttgggtgcacgttaaagaaccccaggtggtctaaatttccggagccctccactacggcgtctctcataatcatatagtggttttaagacgttaaaccccacatatcagagccctcgaggggcattgtgtaaggggggcggtacaggTAATATGttacaaaaatatatatacatgtatatctacacatacataggcaaatgTTGACTGTAATAGAAAAGGCAGTTCAACTTATAAACATGTAagaaaatacatactagaaaagttaGTTACAGTATGTGagggtgaaatacaaaaaaaaatgacagtagCTACAACTTAGCAATAGttcaaaaacatcggcaacagccctataaacactgatgattacgaagatgtgatagagcagtttttggtgcataagtattttttaagagcacGATAGAGCTTTGAGTGGTCTTATTCTGACGCAAGATtatctggcaaatcattccgcaaacgaatagctcgtggaagagctgactggttgaaagcgttagtatagccgtacatgcgtgataagctaaagaTGTTATGTAGTATGCTCGAAGTTTgatgtgctagattaaggtgaacagatggcatcatgctggtgtggatgagtttatgagatagtgataaaagtgagacattgcggcgaattttcagtggctcgagtgcaaggTTTTGTTTATtctgtgttacgctggacgggtggctgtgatttcgcgctatgaatcgactagctctgttctgtatacattctaacttatctatgaggtattgttgatatggGTACCAAATGGAGGATACGAACTCCAGTTGAGGacggattagagcaagataagccagttCGCGCACATCAGAGGGAGCACTGTATAGATTTAGGCgcagaaaacctaatgatcttgatgtgttggcacagatagaagtgatatgtgtagaccacgaaagtgtagaagttaagtttatgtctaggtatttgtaatgatcagtgcGTTCTACAATGCTAATATATATTATGTATTGGCTATTAACGTTACCACGTTTGCGACTAAAGTAGATTAGTTTGCATTCAGAAACATTAagtgtcatctgccatgttttgcaccactcaatattatgctcgaggtctttttgaagagtctagatgatcgctattgttgcggatgggacgatagataatgctgtcatcggcaaatatacgcatacatgaggataagttgtcaggcaggtcgTTAATATAGACGAGGAAaagtaagggaccaagaacactgccctgtgctacactagaggaaacgtaacaaagtgataaagagtgattgttggcgatagtgaattgttggcggttagttaggaagtttctgagccatgttagcgtgagtgaatcaagttttagtgatgacagttttaatatcaagcgacaatgagcaacacgatcgaaagcctttgcaaaatcaagaaataaacaatctgtctgtagattactgttcatgttagaatataggtcggtggtgaactcaaagagttgagtctcgcaagaacgaccctttcagaacccgtgctggttagaaaaaaaaattgttagattctagatgcgcataaatgttagaagctatgatatgctcaagcatcttgcaacatatgcacgtcaaggaaatggggcgataatttccagGTGAACTTTTACTACCACTTTTATGGACTGGCACTACCCTCGCTATCTTCCAGTCTGAAGGCAACATTCCTGTAGTGAGCCACTGCCAAAAAATGTAAAACAGGATAGT contains:
- the LOC142786681 gene encoding endothelin-converting enzyme 2-like, which codes for MAVSKRLQIVNETKSDHLQRQKAAFSCSSTACLREAQRITQSVNKSDEVGPCDDFYTYTCQGWLKDNPVVAGAARTSYSLEIKERVEAGLMSFIEAESTGSVGEETPHNMSIIKKLVNFIRGCEQRESMVDVGVRPLKRVLAELGLRTWPSVRATEPAVEMVAGLVTRALGEPTMFSVSYGLDLANQSRNIITN